A genomic region of Pyrus communis chromosome 14, drPyrComm1.1, whole genome shotgun sequence contains the following coding sequences:
- the LOC137715351 gene encoding protein SUPPRESSOR OF K(+) TRANSPORT GROWTH DEFECT 1-like, protein MYSNFKEQAIEYVKQAVQEDNAGNYAKAFPLYMNALEYFKTHLKYEKNPKIKEAITQKFTEYLRRAEEIRAVLDDGGPGPASNGDAAVATRPKTKPKDGEGGDGEDPEQAKLRAGLNSAIIREKPNVQWNDVAGLESAKQALQEAVILPVKFPQFFTGKRRPWRAFLLYGPPGTGKSYLAKAVATEADSTFFSISSSDLVSKWMGESEKLVSNLFQMARDSAPSIIFIDEIDSLCGTRGEGNESEASRRIKTELLVQMQGVGTNDQKVLVLAATNTPYALDQAIRRRFDKRIYIPLPDLKARQHMFKVHLGDTPHNLTESDYESLARKTDGFSGSDIAVCVKDVLFEPVRKTQDAMFFIKDPRDMWIPCGPKQPGAVQITMQELAAKGLASQILPPPITKVDFDKVLAKQRPTVSKSDLDVHERFTREFGEEG, encoded by the exons ATGTATAGCAATTTCAAGGAGCAAGCGATAGAGTACGTGAAGCAAGCCGTGCAAGAAGATAATGCGGGAAATTACGCCAAGGCGTTCCCTTTGTACATGAACGCATTGGAGTACTTCAAGACCCACTTGAAGTACGAGAAGAACCCTAAGATCAAGGAAGCAATTACCCAGAAGTTCACCGAGTACTTGCGCCGCGCCGAGGAGATTCGGGCGGTATTGGATGACGGAGGGCCGGGCCCGGCGTCTAACGGGGATGCGGCGGTGGCCACCAGGCCCAAGACCAAGCCCAAGGATGGGGAAGGCGGCGATGGGGAAGATCCGGAGCAGGCGAAGCTCCGGGCAGGGCTGAATTCGGCCATTATAAGGGAGAAGCCCAATGTGCAATGGAATGATGTTGCTGGTTTGGAGAGTGCCAAGCAGGCCTTGCAAGAGGCGGTTATATTGCCGGTCAAATTCCCGCAGTTCTTCACTG GCAAGAGACGGCCATGGAGGGCTTTTCTATTGTATGGGCCTCCTGGAACTGGAAAGTCTTACTTGGCCAAGGCTGTTGCAACTGAGGCGGACTCGACATTTTTCAG TATTTCTTCTTCAGACCTGGTTTCAAAGTGGATGGGTGAGAGTGAAAAGCTAGTTTCAAACCTTTTCCAAATGGCTCGTGATAGTGCACCATCCATTATATTCATCGATGAGATAGATTCCTTGTGTGGGACTCGGGGAGAAGGCAATGAGAGTGAAGCTTCTAGACGAATTAAGACGGAACTTCTTGTGCAGATGCAG GGTGTGGGAACCAATGATCAGAAAGTTCTTGTTCTCGCAGCAACAAATACTCCATATGCACTAGATCAG GCCATTCGGCGCCGTTTCGACAAGCGTATATACATTCCCCTCCCAGATTTAAAGGCTCGTCAGCATATGTTCAAA GTTCATCTAGGAGATACTCCTCACAACTTAACAGAAAGTGATTATGAAAGCTTAGCTCGCAAAACTGATGGTTTTTCGGGTTCCGATATTGCTGTTTGT GTTAAAGATGTTCTCTTTGAACCTGTTCGTAAAACGCAAGATGCCATGTTCTTTATCAAGGATCCTAGGGATATGTGGATACCATGTGGACCAAAGCAACCAGGTGCTGTCCAAATCACCATGCAGGAGCTGGCGGCAAAAGGACTCGCTTCACAG ATCCTTCCGCCTCCTATCACAAAAGTAGATTTTGATAAGGTGCTTGCTAAACAGAGGCCTACAGTGAGCAAAAGTGACCTTGACGTCCATGAGAGGTTCACAAGAGAGTTTGGAGAGGAAGGGTGA
- the LOC137715020 gene encoding uncharacterized protein translates to MGKRDKKPRHRQRRAAFHYTEEDDGDGDYEGHSASKLTVSEEEEEEEEEEEEEEEAAAEEEVADEYPSTDMPSKFLLYQQSVQSPKGDISYLQKFFLMYVGGRLPLHLQEDFCGTALLSAEWLRTDPRRTAVGLDLDPEALNWCMENNINKVGSDGYSRISLFHGNVLQPLEAKLIKPEAEEQMRNISLSENGDGLESDGLQSTLQESSSSSHDEKYLSNHPLPARDIVCAFNYSCCCLHQRAELVLYLKHALAVLSKKGGIFVMDLYGGTSSECKLRLQRRFANFTYVWEQAEFDIIERKTRISLHFHLKKQQKKIRHAFSYSWRLWSLPEIKDCLEEAGFKSVHFWLRKMQDSGEIRRTEGFGVGRDIKYEEVKHFQQHDSWNAYIVGVA, encoded by the exons ATGGGAAAGCGCGATAAGAAACCGAGACACCGGCAAAGGAGAGCTGCCTTCCACTACACTGAGGAAGACGATGGCGACGGTGATTATGAAGGTCACTCCGCTTCCAAGCTCACTGTTtccgaagaagaagaggaggaggaggaggaggaggaggaggaggaggaggcggcggcggaggaggaggtTGCTGATGAATACCCATCAACTGATATGCCCTCAAAGTTTCTTCTTTATCAACAATCTGTACAG TCGCCGAAAGGAGACATAAGCTATTTGCAGAAGTTCTTTTTGATGTACGTGGGTGGGAGGTTACCTCTCCATCTCCAAGAAGATTTCTGTGGCACTGCGCTGCTTAG TGCAGAATGGCTCCGAACTGACCCGAGAAGGACTGCTGTAGGGTTGGATTTGGACCCTGAAGCGCTAAACTGGTGCATGGAGAACAACATAAATAAAGTTGGGTCTGATGGATATTCCAGAATATCCCTCTTTCACGGGAATGTCTTACAACCTCTTGAGGCCAAACTAATTAAGCCTGAGGCTGAGGAGCAGATGAGAAACATTTCACTCAGTGAGAACGGAGATGGTTTGGAGAGTGATGGATTGCAATCTACTCTTCAAGAGAGCTCTTCTTCCTCACATGATGAGAAGTACTTGAGCAATCATCCGTTGCCTGCTAGAGACATTGTGTGTGCTTTTAACTACAGCTGTTGTTGTCTCCATCAACGTGCTGAACTGGTTCTGTATCTCAAGCATGCTCTTGCTGTCTTGTCAAAGAAAGGTGGAATATTTGTAATGGATTTGTATGGCGGTACATCCTCAGAGTGCAAGCTAAGGCTTCAAAGGAGATTTGCCAATTTTACG TATGTTTGGGAGCAAGCTGAATTTGATATCATTGAACGCAAGACGAGAATTAGCCTCCATTTCCATCTCAAAAAACAGCAGAAGAAAATTCGACATGCGTTTTCATACAGCTGGAGGCT GTGGTCGCTGCCGGAGATCAAGGACTGCTTAGAAGAGGCAGGCTTTAAGTCTGTCCATTTTTGGCTGAGGAAGATGCAAGACAGCGGAGAAATCCGAAGAACAGAGGGTTTTGGTGTTGGGCGAGACATAAAATATGAAGAGGTGAAACATTTTCAGCAACATGATTCATGGAATGCATACATCGTAGGTGTTGCATAG
- the LOC137715019 gene encoding pentatricopeptide repeat-containing protein At5g14770, mitochondrial, translated as MFFSKFETLSFLSSAKLRRSIPMAIKNPPISAPSHVQSYSSAIPPSKTHLYASFFCTLVHLYLTCGRFSNASGALYSMRNHGLVPDLPLWNQLLYQFNASGFVSHVSFLYAEMLSCGVMPNIFTRNILIHSFCKVGNLSLALDFLRTGEIDTVSYNTVIWGFCKQGLAYQAFGFLSQMVKRDISIDSYTCNTLVNGFCQIGLVEYAEWVMDNLVDGGIPQDVVGFNTLIAGHCKAGQVSQALELMERMGRDSLSPDIVTYNTLIHGFCNMGDFVRAKSLIDTMLRSRRNKEGPQDERDDGQNQTKGENLKPNLITHTTLISSYSKQQGLEEALSLCEEMVMNGIYPDVVTYSSIINGLCKYGRLSEAKVLLREMEEMDVDPNHVSYTTLVDSLFKAGSSMEALALQSQMVVRGLVFDLVICTALIVGLFKVGKADEAKDLFQTISKLGLDPNSIAYSALIHGLCNLGDMNDAESILKQMEKRHVLPNIFTYSSMINGFMKEGKLDEAMNLLREMVQKNILPNAFVYATLIDGCFKAGKQEFALDLYNEMKIRGLEENSFILDAFVNNMKRCRRMEGAEGLVMDMTSGGLFLDRVNYTSLMDGYFKARKESIALNLAQEMMEKNIGFDVVAYNVLMNGLLRLGKYEAKSVCTGMKELGLAPDCATYNTMINGFCREGDTENAFKLWHEMKCQELIPNSNTCNILIRRLCDTDEIGKAIDVLNGMVADGSLPTSFIHRILLDASSKSRRADSILQMHHKLVCMGLNLNRDVYNNLITVLCRLGMTMKATSVLKEMTGGGFLADIDTYNAFICGYCRSSHMKRAFATYSQMLAEGVSPNIETYNLLLGGLSGAGLMTNAEEFFGQMKNKGFVPNASTYDTLVSGHGKKGNKKEAIRLYCEMVSKGFVPKTSTYNILISDFAKAGKMSQARELMNEMQTRGTSPNSSTYNILICGWCRLSRQPELERNLKKSYRAEAKRLLTDMKEKGYVPCESTVLCISSTFARPGKKADAQRLLKELYNKKNT; from the coding sequence ATGTTCTTCAGtaagtttgaaacattgagcTTCTTGTCATCAGCCAAACTTCGTCGATCAATTCCCATGGCCATTAAAAACCCACCCATCTCTGCTCCTTCCCATGTTCAAAGCTACAGTTCTGCCATCCCGCCATCCAAGACCCACCTCTACGCATCGTTCTTCTGCACCCTCGTACACCTGTACTTGACATGTGGCAGATTTTCCAATGCTTCTGGTGCCCTCTATTCTATGCGAAATCACGGCCTTGTTCCTGATTTGCCGCTCTGGAATCAACTTCTTTACCAATTCAATGCCTCAGGTTTTGTCTCTCATGTATCTTTTCTTTACGCTGAGATGCTCTCTTGTGGGGTTATGCCCAATATTTTCACCCGCAACATATTGATTCATTCTTTTTGCAAAGTGGGAAACTTGAGTCTTGCACTAGATTTCCTGAGAACTGGTGAAATTGATACTGTTTCATATAATACTGTCATATGGGGTTTCTGTAAACAAGGATTGGCTTATCaggcttttgggtttttgtCTCAAATGGTGAAGAGGGATATATCAATCGATTCGTATACTTGTAATACACTAGTGAACGGGTTTTGTCAAATTGGTTTGGTAGAGTATGCAGAATGGGTTATGGATAATTTGGTGGATGGTGGAATTCCACAGGATGTTGTAGGTTTTAACACCTTGATTGCTGGACATTGCAAAGCTGGTCAAGTTAGTCAGGCACTTGAATTGATGGAGAGAATGGGTAGGGACAGTCTGTCGCCTGATATTGTTACTTATAATACTCTCATACATGGGTTTTGCAACATGGGTGATTTTGTAAGGGCCAAGAGTCTTATAGATACAATGTTGAGATCACGGAGAAACAAAGAAGGCCCTCAAGATGAAAGAGATGATGGCCAGAATCAGACTAAAGGTGAGAACTTGAAACCAAACCTTATAACACACACCACACTCATTAGTTCTTACAGTAAGCAGCAAGGACTTGAAGAAGCTCTGTCTTTGTGTGAAGAAATGGTTATGAATGGCATTTATCCCGATGTAGTTACTTATAGCTCCATTATAAATGGCCTTTGCAAGTATGGGAGGTTATCAGAAGCCAAAGTGCTTCTAAGGGAGATGGAGGAAATGGATGTGGATCCTAATCATGTCTCCTACACTACCCTTGTGGATTCCTTGTTTAAAGCAGGCTCTTCCATGGAAGCTCTTGCCCTTCAAAGCCAAATGGTTGTTCGTGGCCTGGTTTTTGATTTGGTAATCTGTACTGCTTTAATTGTTGGACTCTTTAAGGTTGGGAAAGCTGATGAGGCTAAAGACCTGTTTCAAACAATTTCAAAGCTTGGCCTAGATCCAAACTCTATCGCCTACTCTGCATTGATACACGGGCTTTGCAATTTAGGAGACATGAATGATGCAGAATCTATACTTAAACAAATGGAGAAGCGCCACGTTCTACCAAATATTTTTACTTATTCTTCAATGATAAATGGCTTCATGAAGGAAGGAAAGCTTGATGAGGCCATGAATTTATTAAGGGAGATGGTGCAAAAGAATATCCTGCCAAATGCTTTTGTGTATGCAACACTAATTGATGGGTGTTTTAAGGCAGGCAAACAAGAGTTTGCTCTTGATCTTtacaatgaaatgaaaatcagAGGATTGGAGGAAAATAGTTTCATACTTGATGCTTTTGTGAACAACATGAAAAGGTGCAGAAGGATGGAGGGAGCTGAAGGATTAGTTATGGATATGACTTCTGGGGGTTTGTTTCTTGACCGTGTTAACTACACATCTCTAATGGATGGTTACTTTAAAGCGCGAAAGGAGTCAATTGCTCTTAACTTGGCCCAAGAGATGATGGAGAAAAATATAGGGTTTGATGTTGTTGCATACAATGTCTTGATGAATGGTTTACTGAGGCTTGGGAAGTACGAAGCAAAATCTGTTTGTACTGGAATGAAAGAGTTGGGTTTGGCTCCTGACTGTGCCACATACAATACCATGATTAATGGATTCTGCAGAGAGGGTGACactgaaaatgcttttaaactCTGGCATGAGATGAAGTGTCAAGAGTTAATTCCAAACTCAAACACTTGCAACATTCTGATACGAAGACTTTGTGATACTGATGAGATAGGAAAAGCAATAGATGTCTTAAATGGAATGGTGGCTGATGGTTCTCTTCCTACATCATTTATTCACAGAATTCTGCTTGATGCTTCTTCAAAGAGTAGAAGAGCTGATTCAATTTTGCAGATGCATCATAAGCTTGTATGTATGGGGCTTAACCTCAATCGGGATGTTTATAATAATCTCATTACTGTCTTGTGTAGGCTAGGTATGACCATGAAAGCTACTTCAGTATTGAAAGAGATGACTGGAGGAGGATTTTTAGCTGATATTGATACCTACAATGCCTTTATATGTGGATATTGCAGAAGCAGCCATATGAAAAGGGCTTTTGCTACTTACTCGCAAATGTTGGCTGAGGGAGTTTCTCCAAATATTGAAACGTACAATCTTCTTTTAGGGGGACTTTCAGGTGCTGGTCTGATGACAAATGCAGAGGAGTTCTTTGgtcaaatgaagaacaaaggcTTTGTTCCTAATGCTTCTACATATGACACTTTGGTTTCTGGTCATGGTAAGAAGGGAAATAAAAAGGAAGCTATAAGACTTTATTGTGAAATGGTAAGCAAGGGTTTTGTTCCCAAAACTAGCACCTATAATATCCTTATTAGTGATTTTGCTAAGGCGGGAAAGATGAGCCAAGCTAGGGAGCTTATGAATGAGATGCAGACAAGAGGGACCTCTCCTAACTCTTCAACTTACAACATACTAATCTGTGGCTGGTGTAGGCTATCAAGGCAGCCAGAGCTGGAGAGAAATTTGAAAAAGTCATATCGGGCTGAGGCAAAAAGATTATTAACTGATATGAAAGAAAAAGGGTATGTTCCATGTGAAAGTACCGTTCTATGCATCAGTTCTACCTTTGCTCGACCAGGAAAGAAGGCCGATGCTCAGAGGCTATTGAAGGAACTCTATAACAAAAAGAACACATGA